A part of Aegilops tauschii subsp. strangulata cultivar AL8/78 chromosome 2, Aet v6.0, whole genome shotgun sequence genomic DNA contains:
- the LOC109760725 gene encoding exocyst complex component SEC15A, which translates to MTAQTKKRSPVESGDAAIGTALVGFVSNNEDLGPIVRHAFESGRPEALFHNLRGIAKRKEVEIEELCRLHYEEFILAVDELRGVLVDADELKGALSGENLRLQEVASALLLKLDELLELYAVNKNVGEALATLKICLQVTSLCQACNRDIAQGKFHTVLKTLELIEKDHLQNIPLKLLKNVVQKKIPMMKLYIEKEVSGEFNEWLVYIRKFAMEIGQASIRQASLDRQKDERMRAWQREAEECSRGGFDEHAYALDLEYIDEESTLEFDLTPVYRAYNIHISLGLGDKFREYYYSNRLMQLNLDMQISTTQPFLESHQHFLAQVAGFFIVENRVLRTAEGLLSESQVDTMWETSISKVTSFLEEQFARMDAANHHLLVKDYVSLLAATMKKYGYQVTSLLEVLDKNRDRYHELLVSDCRKQIQGVFAKDSYERMVIDKENEYNMNVAACQLEPIHAVPDLPYVAPFSSSVPSACRIIRSFIEDLVSYLSYGVVVNSYDVVKGYLDKLLIEVLNDGLLKLIHNGSLEIAQLVQIAGNIAILERSCDMFLLHAAQLCGLPKRLLGKPHSGLTARAVLKASQNAAFNGLITSANSRIDEFMLLLTSIDWTTEETPEHANDYMNEVLIYLDMVVSTAQQILPREALFKVISGSLSHISDSIITVLLSDRVKRLSINAVVGIDIDLKQLEEFAEDRFHTTGLSALKKETNFKDCLVEIRQLTNLLLSNHAESFMNAVIREKSYASLDHKKVAIICDKFRDAPDSLFGSLSSRNMVQSARKKSLDVLKRRLKDFS; encoded by the coding sequence ATGACCGCGCAGACCAAGAAGAGGAGCCCTGTGGAGAGTGGGGACGCTGCTATCGGCACGGCTCTCGTTGGCTTCGTCTCCAATAATGAGGATTTGGGCCCCATTGTGCGGCATGCTTTCGAGTCCGGAAGGCCTGAGGCTCTCTTCCACAACCTCAGGGGTATCGCCAAGAGGAAGGAGGTTGAGATCGAGGAGCTCTGTAGGCTTCACTATGAGGAATTCATCCTCGCGGTCGATGAGCTGCGTGGGGTGTTGGTCGATGCTGATGAACTCAAGGGCGCGCTGTCGGGTGAGAATCTGCGCTTGCAGGAGGTTGCTAGTGCCCTGCTTCTGAAGCTCGATGAGCTTCTTGAGTTGTATGCGGTGAATAAGAATGTTGGGGAAGCGCTTGCAACATTGAAGATCTGTCTGCAGGTCACCAGCCTGTGTCAGGCATGCAACAGGGACATTGCCCAAGGCAAGTTTCACACTGTGCTGAAGACTTTGGAGCTGATTGAGAAGGACCACCTGCAGAATATTCCTCTGAAGCTTCTTAAAAATGTTGTTCAGAAAAAGATACCGATGATGAAGCTGTACATTGAGAAGGAAGTTTCCGGTGAGTTTAATGAGTGGCTTGTGTATATCAGAAAGTTTGCAATGGAGATTGGACAGGCCTCGATACGCCAGGCCTCTTTGGATCGTCAGAAAGATGAGCGAATGCGTGCCTGGCAGAGGGAAGCAGAAGAATGTAGTCGTGGGGGGTTTGATGAGCATGCTTATGCCTTGGATCTGGAGTACATAGATGAAGAGTCAACACTAGAATTTGATCTTACTCCAGTATACCGAGCATACAACATCCACATATCCCTTGGCCTTGGGGACAAGTTTCGAGAATATTACTACAGTAACAGGCTCATGCAGCTTAACTTGGACATGCAAATTTCTACAACACAACCCTTCCTCGAGTCCCACCAGCACTTCCTTGCTCAGGTAGCTGGATTTTTTATTGTTGAAAACCGTGTTCTTCGAACTGCAGAGGGACTTCTATCTGAGAGCCAGGTTGACACAATGTGGGAAACATCTATTTCTAAGGTCACCTCTTTCCTAGAGGAACAGTTTGCACGCATGGATGCAGCTAACCACCACCTCCTTGTAAAAGATTATGTCTCTCTTCTAGCTGCAACCATGAAGAAGTATGGGTATCAAGTCACATCTTTGCTTGAAGTTCTTGACAAAAACAGGGACAGATATCATGAGCTGCTTGTTTCAGATTGTCGGAAGCAGATACAAGGCGTCTTTGCTAAGGACTCGTATGAAAGGATGGTTATAGATAAGGAAAATGAATACAACATGAATGTCGCAGCATGTCAACTTGAACCCATTCACGCAGTGCCGGATTTGCCATATGTTGCGCCATTTTCCTCATCAGTTCCCAGTGCTTGCCGTATTATCCGTTCCTTCATTGAGGATTTGGTAAGCTACTTGTCATATGGTGTAGTGGTCAACTCCTATGATGTGGTGAAAGGATACCTAGACAAGCTTTTAATTGAGGTACTAAATGACGGTCTTCTGAAGTTGATACATAATGGTAGTTTGGAGATAGCGCAGCTGGTACAGATTGCAGGAAATATTGCCATCCTTGAGCGGTCATGTGACATGTTCCTTTTGCATGCTGCCCAGCTTTGTGGACTTCCTAAACGGCTGCTTGGGAAGCCTCATTCTGGTTTGACTGCTAGAGCTGTGCTCAAGGCCTCCCAAAACGCAGCGTTCAATGGATTAATAACCTCGGCCAATTCCAGAATTGATGAATTCATGCTGCTGCTGACCAGCATCGATTGGACAACAGAGGAAACTCCAGAACATGCAAATGACTACATGAATGAAGTCCTCATCTACCTTGACATGGTGGTATCGACTGCACAGCAGATTCTGCCGAGAGAGGCCCTCTTCAAGGTCATTTCTGGTTCACTCAGCCACATCTCAGACTCCATAATAACAGTTCTTCTCAGCGACAGGGTGAAAAGGCTGAGCATCAATGCGGTTGTAGGTATCGACATTGACCTGAAACAGTTAGAGGAGTTTGCAGAAGACAGATTTCACACCACTGGGTTGTCGGCCCTTAAAAAGGAAACAAATTTTAAAGATTGCCTTGTCGAGATTAGGCAGCTGACTAATCTTCTGCTGAGCAACCACGCTGAGAGCTTCATGAACGCTGTGATCAGGGAGAAGAGTTATGCGTCCTTGGACCACAAGAAGGTAGCCATCATCTGCGACAAGTTTCGGGATGCTCCTGACAGCTTGTTTGGGAGCCTTTCAAGTAGAAACATGGTGCAGAGTGCTCGGAAGAAGTCCTTGGATGTGTTGAAGAGAAGGTTGAAGGATTTTAGCTGA